Proteins from one Oryza sativa Japonica Group chromosome 12, ASM3414082v1 genomic window:
- the LOC136351077 gene encoding pentatricopeptide repeat-containing protein At4g13650-like, which translates to MFPWTRHRHLLQSHSPLHLLHYCTSSTSISRDAFAIARALSMASSSSSHLHAHALKLGTLAHTFNMNYLPIYYARRGLLDSALKVFDEMPHRNLVSWTAMVSASTRNGAPHLGFRFFVSMIRSGFCPNEFSLATMLTACHSMVAHSSNKLLIALSLHGVAVRAGLDSNPFVGSSLLLMYAKHGRIAAAQRAFAHIRNKDLTCWNAMLEGYVSNGFGHHAISTVLVMHHSGLAPDRYTYISAVKACSISAQWGLGRQLHCLVIHSMLESNTSVMNSLVDMYFRARQKETAASVFRKIRQKDTVSWNTMFSGFAHDEDDKAVFGYLIDMSRTGFKPNEVTFSVLLRLSGAKENASLGLQIFALAYRHGYTDNVLVANAVINMLFRCGLLDRAYGFFCSLTFRNIVTWNEIIAGYGLFSHSEDAMRLFRSLVCIGERPDEFTYSAVLSAFQEAHGARDHEQIHAIILKQGFASCQFVSTSLIKANAAAFGSVQSSLKIIEDSGKMELVSWGAIISAFLKHGLNDEVIFLFNLFRGDSTNKPDEFILATVLNACANAALIRHCRCIHSLVLKTGHSNHFCVASAVVDAYAKCGEITSAESAFTAVSSATNDAIMYNTMLTAYANHGLIHEALNLYEEMTKAKLNPTPATFVAILSACSHLGLVEQGKLAFSTMLSAYGMHPARANYACLVDLLARKGLLDEAKGVIDAMPFQPWPAVWRSLVNGCRIHGNKQLGVLAAEQILRMAPSSDGAYVSLSNVYADDGEWQSAEETRRRMVQNNLQKVHGYSRVEM; encoded by the coding sequence ATGTTTCCTTGgactcgccaccgccacctcctccaatCGCATTCTCCTCTCCACCTGCTGCATTACTGCACCTCCTCTACCTCCATCTCCAGGGATGCCTTCGCCATCGCCCGCGCGCTCTccatggcctcctcctcctcttcacaCCTCCACGCGCACGCCCTTAAGCTGGGCACGCTCGCTCACACCTTCAACATGAATTACCTCCCCATCTACTACGCTAGGCGGGGCCTTCTCGACTCAGCActcaaggtgttcgacgaaatgccgcACAGGAACCTCGTCTCCTGGACAGCCATGGTCTCTGCCTCCACGCGCAATGGCGCGCCTCACCTGGGGTTTCGTTTCTTCGTTTCCATGATCAGGAGCGGCTTCTGCCCCAACGAGTTCTCGCTCGCAACCATGCTCACTGCCTGCCACTCCATGGTGGCCCATTCCTCCAATAAGCTCCTCATCGCCCTTTCGCTCCACGGTGTTGCCGTCAGAGCTGGCCTGGATAGCAATCCTTTTGTGGGGAGCTCTCTGCTGCTCATGTACGCAAAGCATGGCCGCATTGCTGCTGCACAGCGTGCATTCGCACATATCAGGAACAAAGATTTGACGTGCTGGAATGCCATGCTTGAAGGCTATGTTTCGAATGGTTTCGGGCATCATGCCATAAGTACAGTGCTCGTGATGCATCATTCTGGGCTTGCACCTGACCGGTACACCTATATTTCTGCTGTTAAGGCTTGTTCAATCAGTGCGCAGTGGGGTCTTGGGCGACAGCTTCACTGTCTTGTCATCCACAGCATGCTCGAGTCCAATACCTCGGTCATGAATTCCCTTGTTGATATGTATTTCAGAGCCAGACAGAAGGAAACTGCTGCTTCTGTCTTTCGCAAGATTAGACAAAAAGACACCGTGTCTTGGAATACCATGTTTTCAGGTTTTGCGCATGATGAAGACGACAAGGCAGTTTTTGGCTACTTGATCGACATGTCACGAACCGGATTTAAACCTAATGAGGTTACTTTTTCTGTCTTGTTGAGGCTGAGTGGTGCTAAAGAGAATGCCTCATTGGGCCTTCAGATCTTTGCCCTTGCCTATCGTCATGGCTATACTGACAATGTTCTTGTAGCAAACGCTGTAATCAACATGCTGTTCAGATGTGGATTGCTCGACCGTGCATATGGTTTCTTCTGTAGCCTCACTTTCAGAAACATTGTGACATGGAACGAGATAATTGCAGGTTATGGTCTCTTCAGTCACTCTGAAGATGCAATGAGGCTCTTCCGCAGTTTGGTTTGCATTGGAGAAAGACCTGATGAGTTCACCTATTCAGCTGTTCTGTCTGCCTTCCAGGAAGCTCATGGCGCAAGGGATCATGAGCAAATCCACGCAATTATTCTGAAACAAGGTTTTGCCTCCTGTCAGTTCGTGTCCACTTCACTGATCAAGGCAAATGCAGCAGCGTTTGGGTCAGTTCAGAGTTCACTGAAAATCATCGAGGACTCTGGCAAGATGGAGCTGGTGTCATGGGGAGCCATTATCTCTGCATTCCTGAAGCATGGCCTGAACGATGAGGTCATTTTCCTTTTCAACTTGTTTAGAGGTGACTCCACCAACAAGCCTGATGAGTTCATCCTGGCAACCGTCCTAAATGCCTGTGCAAATGCTGCGTTGATCAGGCACTGCAGATGCATCCATTCGCTTGTTCTCAAGACAGGTCATTCCAATCACTTCTGCGTAGCCAGCGCTGTTGTTGATGCCTACGCGAAGTGCGGTGAGATTACCTCTGCAGAGAGCGCTTTCACCGCTGTTTCATCAGCAACCAACGATGCCATCATGTACAACACCATGCTGACAGCTTATGCCAACCATGGTTTGATCCACGAAGCTCTCAACCTCTACGAAGAGATGACAAAGGCTAAACTGAATCCAACACCAGCCACATTCGTTGCCATTCTGTCGGCCTGCAGCCATTTGGGGCTAGTCGAGCAGGGGAAGCTTGCGTTCAGCACCATGCTGTCTGCATATGGCATGCATCCAGCAAGAGCCAACTACGCCTGCCTGGTTGATCTCCTGGCAAGAAAGGGGCTACTCGATGAGGCGAAGGGTGTGATCGATGCAATGCCGTTCCAACCATGGCCTGCAGTTTGGAGGTCGCTGGTGAACGGTTGCCGGATACATGGGAACAAGCAACTTGGCGTGCTTGCGGCAGAGCAGATCCTGAGAATGGCGCCGAGCAGCGATGGCGCTTATGTTTCGCTGTCAAACGTCTATGCTGACGATGGGGAATGGCAGTCTGCAGAGGAGACCAGGAGGAGGATGGTTCAGAATAATCTCCAGAAGGTGCACGGGTACAGCAGGGTTGAGATGTAG